Genomic window (bacterium):
CTCGAACCCGACACCTGCTACCGAGCGATGGCGACACGCGATGCCCGATTCGACGGGTGTGTTTTCGTCGCGGTATCTTCCACGGGCATCTATTGCCGACCGGTCTGCCCGGCCAAAATGCCAAAGCGCGAACACTGCACGTTCTTTTCGACCGCGGCCGCCGCGGAGGGCCATGGGATACCGGCCGTGTCTGCGGTGCCGGCCCGAACTGGCGCCGGGCCACGCCAGCGTCGACGCCGGCCATCGCCTTGCCCGCTCCGCGGCGAACCTCATTGCGGACGGCGCGGCGAACGGCATCGGCGTCGGCGGCGTGGCGAGGAGTCTGGGGGTGACCGCCCGCCATCTGCGCAGAGTGTTTCAGGGTGAATTCGGCGTGTCGCCGATCAGGTTCGCCCAAACCCAGCGGCTGTTGCTGGCGAAGCGGCTGCTGACGGACACGGCCCTCCCGGTGACCGAGGTCGCATTCGCCGCCGGGTTCAACAGCCTGCGGCGCTTCGACGGACTGTTCAAGGAGCGCTACCGCCTGAACCCGCAGCGCATCCGGAAGCCGCCCCGGGGTAACGCCCCGCCGGACGCGCTGACGTTCGAGTTGAGCTACCGGCCGCCCTATGATTGGCACGCGCTGCTGACATTTCTCGCCGCGCGGAGCGTCAGCGGCGTGGAGCGAGTCGAGGGATCCCGGTACCGCCGCATCGTCAGCATCGTGCAGAGCGGGCGGGCGCATACGGGATGGATCGAGATCGCGCCGCATCCCCGCAGGAGCGTCATGCGGGTGATGGCGTCCGCATCGATGGGGAAGGTGATTCCTGCTCTGCTGTCGCGGGTGACGCACCTGTTGGATCTGTCGTGCAACCCGACGCCGATCGCCGAGGCGCTCGGCCGACTGGCGGCGGCGAAACCGGGCCTGCGCGTTCCGGGGGCGTTTGACGGATTTGAACTCGCCGTCCGTGCGGTGCTGGGTCAGCAGGTCAGCGTCGCGGCCGCGCGCACGCTGGCCGGACGGGTGGCCGCGGCCTACGGCAGCCGCGCGGCGTCGCCGTTTGAGACGCTGTCCACGGCGTTCCCGCAGGCGGAGCAACTGGCGAGTGTGCGGGTGGCAGAGCTTGTCCGCTTGGGCATCCTGCGGTCGCGCGCACGGACGGTCCGTGAGCTGGCGAAGCTGGTCGCCGATGGGTCGATCGCCTTGACCCCGGAAACCGCGGTGGCGGAGACGATCGAGAAGCTGCGGGCGATTGCCGGCATCGGCGGGTGGACGGCGCAGTACATCGCGATGCGCGCCCTGGCGTGGCCGGACGCATTTCCGCACACGGACCTGGGTGTCATGCGCGCGCTCGGAGAGCGGAACCCGAAACGGGTGCTGGCGGCCGCCGAAGCGTGGCGGCCGTGGCGGGCGTACGCGGTGATGCACCTGTGGATGGCGGAGGGTAGCGGTGGAACTCTTCGTTGATCGAATGTCGTCGCCGATCGG
Coding sequences:
- the alkA gene encoding DNA-3-methyladenine glycosylase 2 yields the protein MGYRPCLRCRPELAPGHASVDAGHRLARSAANLIADGAANGIGVGGVARSLGVTARHLRRVFQGEFGVSPIRFAQTQRLLLAKRLLTDTALPVTEVAFAAGFNSLRRFDGLFKERYRLNPQRIRKPPRGNAPPDALTFELSYRPPYDWHALLTFLAARSVSGVERVEGSRYRRIVSIVQSGRAHTGWIEIAPHPRRSVMRVMASASMGKVIPALLSRVTHLLDLSCNPTPIAEALGRLAAAKPGLRVPGAFDGFELAVRAVLGQQVSVAAARTLAGRVAAAYGSRAASPFETLSTAFPQAEQLASVRVAELVRLGILRSRARTVRELAKLVADGSIALTPETAVAETIEKLRAIAGIGGWTAQYIAMRALAWPDAFPHTDLGVMRALGERNPKRVLAAAEAWRPWRAYAVMHLWMAEGSGGTLR